The following are encoded together in the Populus trichocarpa isolate Nisqually-1 chromosome 5, P.trichocarpa_v4.1, whole genome shotgun sequence genome:
- the LOC7492503 gene encoding NAC domain-containing protein 17 isoform X2 → MKVTADSCLGADETAWPPGFRFHPTDEELVLYYLKKKICKKRIKLNIIRELDVYKWDPEELPGQSILKTGDRQWFFFSPRDRKYPNGARSNRATRQGYWKATGKDRIVVCNSRNVGVKKTLVFYRGRAPSGQRTDWVMHEYTLDEEELNRCPNVQDYYALYKVFKKSGPGPKNGEQYGAPFKEEDWADDENPCVNSLVTPEIPVEQHNEVSLVDNVRVSAQLELPLNDFEDIIKQIAEEPALNHLQNNDFTYPLPQVASEEEAQSTLVDPSFREVVSEPAGELTTSGQHYNKHTSLNFNQSATSTLQLHEASEVTSAPQLNEEDFLEIDDLIGPEPSFYNTEQPAENLQFDGLSEFDLYHDAAMFLWDIGPVDQEAVSCSYVSSYGCDMVNQASYRLQPNSITNPVDYQLQPNLVANQVDYELHPQFFDAEQMNNQLWVHDHQNNALATSESHHGILFQSTGAVCESSDNSTGANGNQGSKEGDAANGWLSSALWGFVESIPTTPASASENPLVNKAFERMSSFSRIRMNVKNINVDAAGKNQLVATRKSHQIVRGLSSSSEFERSKFDTTSYIDTFQTGV, encoded by the exons ATGAAGGTCACCGCCGACTCTTGTCTCGGCGCTGATGAAACGGCGTGGCCGCCTGGGTTCAGGTTTCACCCGACAGACGAGGAGCTTGTGCTTTACTACTTGAAGAAGAAGATctgtaagaaaaggataaaactcAATATTATTCGGGAACTTGATGTTTACAAGTGGGATCCTGAGGAGTTGCCTG GGCAATCGATATTGAAGACTGGGGATAGGCAATGGTTCTTCTTCAGTCCAAGGGATAGGAAGTATCCTAATGGAGCAAGGTCAAATAGGGCGACCAGACAGGGGTATTGGAAAGCAACAGGGAAGGACCGCATTGTTGTGTGCAATTCTCGGAATGTTGGAGTGAAGAAAACCCTAGTTTTCTACAGAGGCCGAGCGCCGAGTGGTCAACGAACTGATTGGGTGATGCACGAGTATACTTTGGATGAAGAAGAACTTAATAGGTGCCCAAATGTGCAG GATTATTATGCGCTTTACAAGGTTTTCAAAAAAAGTGGACCTGGACCTAAGAATGGTGAACAGTATGGAGCACCATTTAAGGAAGAGGACTGGGCTGATGATGAAAATCCATGTGTCAATAGCTTGGTTACTCCAGAGATTCCTGTTGAGCAGCATAATGAAGTGTCTCTTGTTGATAATGTTAGAGTGTCAGCTCAACTTGAGCTGCCATTGAATGATTTTGAggacataataaaacaaatagctgAAGAACCTGCTCTTAACCATCTACAGAACAATGATTTCACTTATCCACTGCCCCAG GTTGCTAGTGAAGAAGAGGCACAAAGTACTTTAGTTGATCCATCTTTCAGGGAAGTTGTTTCTGAACCAGCTGGAGAGTTGACGACAAGTGGTCAGCACTACAATAAACACACCAGCTTAAACTTTAACCAGTCAGCTACCTCAACATTGCAATTGCACGAGGCATCTGAGGTCACATCTGCTCCCCAGTTAAATGAAGAGGATTTCCTGGAAATTGATGATCTCATTGGTCCAGAGCCTTCTTTCTACAACACTGAGCAACCTGCCGAAAACTTGCAGTTTGATGGATTGAGTGAGTTTGACCTGTACCACGATGCAGCCATGTTTTTGTGGGACATTGGGCCTGTTGATCAGGAAGCAGTTTCATGTTCATACGTGAGTTCCTATGGGTGTGATATGGTTAACCAAGCAAGCTACCGGCTGCAGCCCAATTCAATAACAAACCCGGTGGATTATCAGTTGCAGCCAAATTTGGTGGCCAACCAGGTGGATTATGAGCTGCATCCACAATTTTTTGATGCGGAGCAGATGAACAATCAGCTGTGGGTGCATGATCATCAAAATAATGCATTAGCTACTTCAGAATCACATCATGGGATTCTTTTCCAATCAACAG GTGCTGTGTGCGAATCGAGCGATAATTCTACTGGAGCCAATGGAAATCAAGGGAGCAAAGAGGGTGATGCTGCTAATGGTTGGTTATCTTCTGCCTTGTGGGGTTTTGTTGAGTCCATCCCTACTACGCCTGCGTCAGCCTCAGAGAACCCTTTGGTTAATAAGGCTTTTGAGCGAATGTCAAGCTTCAGCAGGATTAGAATGAATGTCAAAAACATCAATGTTGATGCAG CAGGGAAAAACCAACTCGTGGCCACCCGAAAGAGCCATCAGATCGTAAGAGGACTGTCAAGTTCCTCGGAGTTTGAAAGGTCAAAGTTTGACACAACGTCATATATTGACACCTTTCAAACAGGAGTTTGA
- the LOC7492503 gene encoding NAC domain-containing protein 17 isoform X3, whose product MKVTADSCLGADETAWPPGFRFHPTDEELVLYYLKKKICKKRIKLNIIRELDVYKWDPEELPGQSILKTGDRQWFFFSPRDRKYPNGARSNRATRQGYWKATGKDRIVVCNSRNVGVKKTLVFYRGRAPSGQRTDWVMHEYTLDEEELNRCPNVQDYYALYKVFKKSGPGPKNGEQYGAPFKEEDWADDENPCVNSLVTPEIPVEQHNEVSLVDNVRVSAQLELPLNDFEDIIKQIAEEPALNHLQNNDFTYPLPQVASEEEAQSTLVDPSFREVVSEPAGELTTSGQHYNKHTSLNFNQSATSTLQLHEASEVTSAPQLNEEDFLEIDDLIGPEPSFYNTEQPAENLQFDGLSEFDLYHDAAMFLWDIGPVDQEAVSCSYVSSYGCDMVNQASYRLQPNSITNPVDYQLQPNLVANQVDYELHPQFFDAEQMNNQLWVHDHQNNALATSESHHGILFQSTGAVCESSDNSTGANGNQGSKEGDAANGWLSSALWGFVESIPTTPASASENPLVNKAFERMSSFSRIRMNVKNINVDAGKNQLVATRKSHQIVRGLSSSSEFERSKFDTTSYIDTFQTGV is encoded by the exons ATGAAGGTCACCGCCGACTCTTGTCTCGGCGCTGATGAAACGGCGTGGCCGCCTGGGTTCAGGTTTCACCCGACAGACGAGGAGCTTGTGCTTTACTACTTGAAGAAGAAGATctgtaagaaaaggataaaactcAATATTATTCGGGAACTTGATGTTTACAAGTGGGATCCTGAGGAGTTGCCTG GGCAATCGATATTGAAGACTGGGGATAGGCAATGGTTCTTCTTCAGTCCAAGGGATAGGAAGTATCCTAATGGAGCAAGGTCAAATAGGGCGACCAGACAGGGGTATTGGAAAGCAACAGGGAAGGACCGCATTGTTGTGTGCAATTCTCGGAATGTTGGAGTGAAGAAAACCCTAGTTTTCTACAGAGGCCGAGCGCCGAGTGGTCAACGAACTGATTGGGTGATGCACGAGTATACTTTGGATGAAGAAGAACTTAATAGGTGCCCAAATGTGCAG GATTATTATGCGCTTTACAAGGTTTTCAAAAAAAGTGGACCTGGACCTAAGAATGGTGAACAGTATGGAGCACCATTTAAGGAAGAGGACTGGGCTGATGATGAAAATCCATGTGTCAATAGCTTGGTTACTCCAGAGATTCCTGTTGAGCAGCATAATGAAGTGTCTCTTGTTGATAATGTTAGAGTGTCAGCTCAACTTGAGCTGCCATTGAATGATTTTGAggacataataaaacaaatagctgAAGAACCTGCTCTTAACCATCTACAGAACAATGATTTCACTTATCCACTGCCCCAG GTTGCTAGTGAAGAAGAGGCACAAAGTACTTTAGTTGATCCATCTTTCAGGGAAGTTGTTTCTGAACCAGCTGGAGAGTTGACGACAAGTGGTCAGCACTACAATAAACACACCAGCTTAAACTTTAACCAGTCAGCTACCTCAACATTGCAATTGCACGAGGCATCTGAGGTCACATCTGCTCCCCAGTTAAATGAAGAGGATTTCCTGGAAATTGATGATCTCATTGGTCCAGAGCCTTCTTTCTACAACACTGAGCAACCTGCCGAAAACTTGCAGTTTGATGGATTGAGTGAGTTTGACCTGTACCACGATGCAGCCATGTTTTTGTGGGACATTGGGCCTGTTGATCAGGAAGCAGTTTCATGTTCATACGTGAGTTCCTATGGGTGTGATATGGTTAACCAAGCAAGCTACCGGCTGCAGCCCAATTCAATAACAAACCCGGTGGATTATCAGTTGCAGCCAAATTTGGTGGCCAACCAGGTGGATTATGAGCTGCATCCACAATTTTTTGATGCGGAGCAGATGAACAATCAGCTGTGGGTGCATGATCATCAAAATAATGCATTAGCTACTTCAGAATCACATCATGGGATTCTTTTCCAATCAACAG GTGCTGTGTGCGAATCGAGCGATAATTCTACTGGAGCCAATGGAAATCAAGGGAGCAAAGAGGGTGATGCTGCTAATGGTTGGTTATCTTCTGCCTTGTGGGGTTTTGTTGAGTCCATCCCTACTACGCCTGCGTCAGCCTCAGAGAACCCTTTGGTTAATAAGGCTTTTGAGCGAATGTCAAGCTTCAGCAGGATTAGAATGAATGTCAAAAACATCAATGTTGATGCAG GGAAAAACCAACTCGTGGCCACCCGAAAGAGCCATCAGATCGTAAGAGGACTGTCAAGTTCCTCGGAGTTTGAAAGGTCAAAGTTTGACACAACGTCATATATTGACACCTTTCAAACAGGAGTTTGA
- the LOC7492503 gene encoding NAC domain-containing protein 17 isoform X1: MKVTADSCLGADETAWPPGFRFHPTDEELVLYYLKKKICKKRIKLNIIRELDVYKWDPEELPGQSILKTGDRQWFFFSPRDRKYPNGARSNRATRQGYWKATGKDRIVVCNSRNVGVKKTLVFYRGRAPSGQRTDWVMHEYTLDEEELNRCPNVQDYYALYKVFKKSGPGPKNGEQYGAPFKEEDWADDENPCVNSLVTPEIPVEQHNEVSLVDNVRVSAQLELPLNDFEDIIKQIAEEPALNHLQNNDFTYPLPQVASEEEAQSTLVDPSFREVVSEPAGELTTSGQHYNKHTSLNFNQSATSTLQLHEASEVTSAPQLNEEDFLEIDDLIGPEPSFYNTEQPAENLQFDGLSEFDLYHDAAMFLWDIGPVDQEAVSCSYVSSYGCDMVNQASYRLQPNSITNPVDYQLQPNLVANQVDYELHPQFFDAEQMNNQLWVHDHQNNALATSESHHGILFQSTGAVCESSDNSTGANGNQGSKEGDAANGWLSSALWGFVESIPTTPASASENPLVNKAFERMSSFSRIRMNVKNINVDAALFFKFLPLVCGMSTQILTILRLRISREKPTRGHPKEPSDRKRTVKFLGV, translated from the exons ATGAAGGTCACCGCCGACTCTTGTCTCGGCGCTGATGAAACGGCGTGGCCGCCTGGGTTCAGGTTTCACCCGACAGACGAGGAGCTTGTGCTTTACTACTTGAAGAAGAAGATctgtaagaaaaggataaaactcAATATTATTCGGGAACTTGATGTTTACAAGTGGGATCCTGAGGAGTTGCCTG GGCAATCGATATTGAAGACTGGGGATAGGCAATGGTTCTTCTTCAGTCCAAGGGATAGGAAGTATCCTAATGGAGCAAGGTCAAATAGGGCGACCAGACAGGGGTATTGGAAAGCAACAGGGAAGGACCGCATTGTTGTGTGCAATTCTCGGAATGTTGGAGTGAAGAAAACCCTAGTTTTCTACAGAGGCCGAGCGCCGAGTGGTCAACGAACTGATTGGGTGATGCACGAGTATACTTTGGATGAAGAAGAACTTAATAGGTGCCCAAATGTGCAG GATTATTATGCGCTTTACAAGGTTTTCAAAAAAAGTGGACCTGGACCTAAGAATGGTGAACAGTATGGAGCACCATTTAAGGAAGAGGACTGGGCTGATGATGAAAATCCATGTGTCAATAGCTTGGTTACTCCAGAGATTCCTGTTGAGCAGCATAATGAAGTGTCTCTTGTTGATAATGTTAGAGTGTCAGCTCAACTTGAGCTGCCATTGAATGATTTTGAggacataataaaacaaatagctgAAGAACCTGCTCTTAACCATCTACAGAACAATGATTTCACTTATCCACTGCCCCAG GTTGCTAGTGAAGAAGAGGCACAAAGTACTTTAGTTGATCCATCTTTCAGGGAAGTTGTTTCTGAACCAGCTGGAGAGTTGACGACAAGTGGTCAGCACTACAATAAACACACCAGCTTAAACTTTAACCAGTCAGCTACCTCAACATTGCAATTGCACGAGGCATCTGAGGTCACATCTGCTCCCCAGTTAAATGAAGAGGATTTCCTGGAAATTGATGATCTCATTGGTCCAGAGCCTTCTTTCTACAACACTGAGCAACCTGCCGAAAACTTGCAGTTTGATGGATTGAGTGAGTTTGACCTGTACCACGATGCAGCCATGTTTTTGTGGGACATTGGGCCTGTTGATCAGGAAGCAGTTTCATGTTCATACGTGAGTTCCTATGGGTGTGATATGGTTAACCAAGCAAGCTACCGGCTGCAGCCCAATTCAATAACAAACCCGGTGGATTATCAGTTGCAGCCAAATTTGGTGGCCAACCAGGTGGATTATGAGCTGCATCCACAATTTTTTGATGCGGAGCAGATGAACAATCAGCTGTGGGTGCATGATCATCAAAATAATGCATTAGCTACTTCAGAATCACATCATGGGATTCTTTTCCAATCAACAG GTGCTGTGTGCGAATCGAGCGATAATTCTACTGGAGCCAATGGAAATCAAGGGAGCAAAGAGGGTGATGCTGCTAATGGTTGGTTATCTTCTGCCTTGTGGGGTTTTGTTGAGTCCATCCCTACTACGCCTGCGTCAGCCTCAGAGAACCCTTTGGTTAATAAGGCTTTTGAGCGAATGTCAAGCTTCAGCAGGATTAGAATGAATGTCAAAAACATCAATGTTGATGCAG cgcttttcttcaaatttttgcCCTTGGTTTGTGGGATGTCAACGCAAATTCTTACTATTCTCCGATTGCGAATCAGCAGGGAAAAACCAACTCGTGGCCACCCGAAAGAGCCATCAGATCGTAAGAGGACTGTCAAGTTCCTCGGAGTTTGA
- the LOC127903890 gene encoding uncharacterized oxidoreductase At4g09670-like produces the protein MAEKPIRFGIIGCADIARKLSRAITLAPNAELSAVASRSLDKASAFAKANNFPPSAKIYGSYEDLLDDPEIDAVYVPLPTSLHVKWACLVAQKKKHILLEKPVGLNVTELDKIVEACEANGVQIMDGTMWIHNPRTHKMKEFLNDKERFGELKNMHSCFTFAGDEDFLKNDIRVKSDLDALGALGDAGWYGIRSILWAVDYELPKTVTALPGPVLNEAGVILSCGAALHWEDGKVATFHCSFLAHLTMDITAIGTAGTLHLNDFIIPFGEKEASFTTVSKSGFTDLVTGWVPLPSQHTVTTDLPQEACMVTEFARLVGNIKANGAKPDPKWPSISRKTQLILDAVTTSIAQGSKPVEI, from the exons ATGGCCGAAAAACCAATCCGGTTTGGAATAATCGGGTGCGCAGATATTGCCCGAAAATTGTCTCGCGCAATTACTTTAGCACCCAACGCTGAACTCTCTGCTGTCGCTAGCCGCTCCTTGGATAAAGCCTCCGCTTTTGCCAAAGCCAACAACTTTCCACCCAGCGCCAAGATTTATGGCTCTTATGAGGACCTCCTCGACGACCCAGAAATCGATGCCGTCTATGTCCCTTTGCCCACCAGCCTTCACGTCAAATGGGCATGCTTGGTTGCCCAGAAGAAGAAGCATATCTTGTTGGAGAAGCCTGTTGGGCTTAATGTTACAGAGCTTGATAAAATCGTGGAGGCTTGTGAGGCAAACGGAGTGCAAATTATGGATGGAACCATGTGGATACATAATCCTAGAACTCATAAGATGAAAGAGTTCTTGAACGATAAGGAGCGGTTTGGAGAGCTAAAAAAT ATGCACAGCTGCTTTACATTTGCTGGTGATGAGGATTTTCTCAAAAATGACATTCGTGTGAAGTCAGATCTTGATGCTCTCGGTGCTCTCGGTGATGCGGGCTGGTATGGCATCAGGTCAATTCTCTGGGCCGTTGACTATGAACTGCCGAAAACTGTAACAGCGTTGCCTGGGCCTGTTTTAAATGAAGCAGGGGTTATTTTGTCTTGTGGTGCTGCTCTGCATTGGGAAGATGGGAAAGTGGCAACTTTCCATTGCTCTTTTTTGGCTCATTTGACAATGGATATTACTGCTATTGGAACAGCGGGGACTTTGCATCTCAATGATTTCATAATTCCTTTTGGAGAGAAGGAAGCGTCGTTCACAACAGTTTCAAAATCTGGGTTCACAGATCTTGTGACAGGTTGGGTGCCTCTGCCAAGCCAGCACACTGTAACCACAGATCTCCCCCAGGAAGCTTGCATGGTGACAGAATTTGCCCGCTTGGTTGGAAATATTAAAGCAAATGGCGCAAAACCCGATCCAAAGTGGCCGAGTATAAGCAGGAAGACACAGCTTATACTGGATGCAGTCACGACGTCAATTGCCCAAGGTTCAAAGCCTGTTGAGATTTAA
- the LOC7492503 gene encoding NAC domain-containing protein 17 isoform X4 gives MKVTADSCLGADETAWPPGFRFHPTDEELVLYYLKKKICKKRIKLNIIRELDVYKWDPEELPGQSILKTGDRQWFFFSPRDRKYPNGARSNRATRQGYWKATGKDRIVVCNSRNVGVKKTLVFYRGRAPSGQRTDWVMHEYTLDEEELNRCPNVQDYYALYKVFKKSGPGPKNGEQYGAPFKEEDWADDENPCVNSLVTPEIPVEQHNEVSLVDNVRVSAQLELPLNDFEDIIKQIAEEPALNHLQNNDFTYPLPQVASEEEAQSTLVDPSFREVVSEPAGELTTSGQHYNKHTSLNFNQSATSTLQLHEASEVTSAPQLNEEDFLEIDDLIGPEPSFYNTEQPAENLQFDGLSEFDLYHDAAMFLWDIGPVDQEAVSCSYVSSYGCDMVNQASYRLQPNSITNPVDYQLQPNLVANQVDYELHPQFFDAEQMNNQLWVHDHQNNALATSESHHGILFQSTVAVVLANQCRALDEMGGL, from the exons ATGAAGGTCACCGCCGACTCTTGTCTCGGCGCTGATGAAACGGCGTGGCCGCCTGGGTTCAGGTTTCACCCGACAGACGAGGAGCTTGTGCTTTACTACTTGAAGAAGAAGATctgtaagaaaaggataaaactcAATATTATTCGGGAACTTGATGTTTACAAGTGGGATCCTGAGGAGTTGCCTG GGCAATCGATATTGAAGACTGGGGATAGGCAATGGTTCTTCTTCAGTCCAAGGGATAGGAAGTATCCTAATGGAGCAAGGTCAAATAGGGCGACCAGACAGGGGTATTGGAAAGCAACAGGGAAGGACCGCATTGTTGTGTGCAATTCTCGGAATGTTGGAGTGAAGAAAACCCTAGTTTTCTACAGAGGCCGAGCGCCGAGTGGTCAACGAACTGATTGGGTGATGCACGAGTATACTTTGGATGAAGAAGAACTTAATAGGTGCCCAAATGTGCAG GATTATTATGCGCTTTACAAGGTTTTCAAAAAAAGTGGACCTGGACCTAAGAATGGTGAACAGTATGGAGCACCATTTAAGGAAGAGGACTGGGCTGATGATGAAAATCCATGTGTCAATAGCTTGGTTACTCCAGAGATTCCTGTTGAGCAGCATAATGAAGTGTCTCTTGTTGATAATGTTAGAGTGTCAGCTCAACTTGAGCTGCCATTGAATGATTTTGAggacataataaaacaaatagctgAAGAACCTGCTCTTAACCATCTACAGAACAATGATTTCACTTATCCACTGCCCCAG GTTGCTAGTGAAGAAGAGGCACAAAGTACTTTAGTTGATCCATCTTTCAGGGAAGTTGTTTCTGAACCAGCTGGAGAGTTGACGACAAGTGGTCAGCACTACAATAAACACACCAGCTTAAACTTTAACCAGTCAGCTACCTCAACATTGCAATTGCACGAGGCATCTGAGGTCACATCTGCTCCCCAGTTAAATGAAGAGGATTTCCTGGAAATTGATGATCTCATTGGTCCAGAGCCTTCTTTCTACAACACTGAGCAACCTGCCGAAAACTTGCAGTTTGATGGATTGAGTGAGTTTGACCTGTACCACGATGCAGCCATGTTTTTGTGGGACATTGGGCCTGTTGATCAGGAAGCAGTTTCATGTTCATACGTGAGTTCCTATGGGTGTGATATGGTTAACCAAGCAAGCTACCGGCTGCAGCCCAATTCAATAACAAACCCGGTGGATTATCAGTTGCAGCCAAATTTGGTGGCCAACCAGGTGGATTATGAGCTGCATCCACAATTTTTTGATGCGGAGCAGATGAACAATCAGCTGTGGGTGCATGATCATCAAAATAATGCATTAGCTACTTCAGAATCACATCATGGGATTCTTTTCCAATCAACAG TCGCTGTTGTCTTAGCCAACCAGTGCAGAGCTCTTGATGAGATGGGTGGCCTGTGA